A genomic window from Deltaproteobacteria bacterium includes:
- a CDS encoding DNA-directed RNA polymerase subunit alpha: PDPMVEILNRDHHIAELSANAKLRMEMTVRMGKGYVSAERNLEENAPIGTIPIDAIFSPIRKVNFSVTNARVGQQTDYDRLTLEIWTDGSLLPADAVAYAAKIMKDQLTVFINFDDEAEIPDEPVRLEEGGANENLYKPVEELELSVRAYNCLKNADIKFIGELVQKSEQEMLKTKNFGKKSLNEIKDVLVGMGFSLGMKIDEFTPEKFSPPRKED, encoded by the coding sequence CCCGGACCCGATGGTGGAGATCCTCAACCGGGACCACCACATCGCGGAGCTCTCCGCGAACGCCAAGCTGCGCATGGAGATGACCGTCCGGATGGGGAAGGGCTACGTCTCGGCCGAGCGGAACCTCGAGGAGAACGCCCCGATCGGGACGATTCCCATCGACGCCATCTTCTCGCCGATCCGGAAGGTCAATTTCTCCGTGACCAACGCGCGGGTTGGGCAGCAGACCGACTACGACCGTCTGACGCTCGAGATCTGGACCGACGGCTCCCTCCTTCCCGCCGACGCGGTCGCCTACGCGGCGAAGATCATGAAGGACCAGTTGACCGTCTTCATCAATTTCGACGACGAGGCGGAGATCCCCGACGAGCCGGTGCGGCTCGAGGAAGGGGGGGCGAACGAGAATCTCTACAAGCCGGTGGAAGAGCTGGAGCTCTCGGTTCGCGCCTATAATTGCCTGAAGAACGCCGACATAAAGTTTATCGGGGAGCTCGTCCAGAAAAGCGAACAGGAAATGCTCAAGACCAAGAACTTCGGGAAGAAGAGCCTCAACGAGATCAAGGATGTCCTGGTCGGGATGGGGTTCTCCCTCGGAATGAAGATCGATGAGTTCACCCCGGA